A window of Acropora muricata isolate sample 2 chromosome 3, ASM3666990v1, whole genome shotgun sequence contains these coding sequences:
- the LOC136910517 gene encoding mediator of RNA polymerase II transcription subunit 19-like: MEAFSIHQHLISVPPNSLQSRNNVSNTSSGVSNVTPSFISHGQLLDAGINFGTTMVSTTSTPTPTTQTCSFYLLRDDTPTPLETNDNLLVQHGFDQTYQKSKKVKESLSSFLPYLPGVMDEQGGPENSLRSVVDKPPIGGKELLPLTGHSLSGFRLNPGPIPEQFRFMSQHPVKKKHRHKKHKGQDSERSKDATDAASQGSKGPLEQDKALATSTEKPEGGHDTKKHKKQKKHEDGERKKKKKDKKKKKRHTPDATPTGGLDPG; this comes from the exons ATGGAAGCCTTTTCGATACATCAACATTTAATTTCAGTGCCGCCAAATTCTCTTCAAAGTCGGAACAATGTGAGCAACACGTCGAGCGGAGTTTCAAATGTAACGCCTTCCTTTATTAGCCATGGACAACTCCTAGACGCAGGCATCAACTTCGGAACAACAATGGTCTCAACGACTTCGACACCTACGCCAACGACGCAAACTTGCTCGTTCTATCTCTTACGAGACGACACTC CAACGCCGTTGGAAACTAACGACAACCTGTTAGTACAACATGGCTTCGACCAAACGTAtcagaaaagcaaaaaagtcAAGGAGAGTTTAAGCTCATTTTTGCCTTATTTGCCGG GTGTAATGGATGAACAGGGAGGACCTGAAAATAG CCTTCGGTCTGTGGTTGACAAGCCACCTATTGGTGGGAAGGAGCTTCTTCCATTAACTGGGCATTCCCTGTCTGGATTTCGTTTAAACCCTGGTCCG ATTCCGGAGCAATTTCGCTTTATGAGCCAGCATCCAGTGAAGAAAAAACACAGGCACAAGAAACACAAAGGTCAAGATAGTGAACGCAGTAAAGATGCGACAGACGCAGCAAGTCAAGGAAGTAAAGGCCCACTTGAACAAGATAAAGCCCTGGCCACTTCTACAG AAAAACCTGAGGGAGGACatgacacaaagaaacacaaaaaacaG AAAAAGCACGAGGatggagaaagaaaaaagaaaaagaaggacaagaaaaagaaaaag aGGCACACGCCTGATGCCACGCCCACCGGAGGACTTGATCCGGGTTGA
- the LOC136910516 gene encoding septin-1-like: protein MNVSSRTIRLKPASVSDNGKESPKQEPEPGYVGFANLPNQVHRKSVKRGFEFTLMVVGESGLGKSTLVDSLFLTDLYDETEIPKAVDRIHQTVEIETNTVEIEEKGIRLRLTVVDTPGFADAVDNTDCWQVITNYVDEQYEAYLQDESGLNRRHIVDNRVHCCLYFVCPHGHGLKPIDIAFMKILHTKVNIVPVIAKADCLTKFEMQRLKRKVLDEIQDNGIKIYTFPDCDSEDDEEFVQINQELKASIPFAVIGSNSVADIRGKQVRVRQYPWGVAEVENPDHCDFIKLRNMLIRTHMQDLKDVTQEVHYENYRAERLSRTEQGAPSPRRSIENMKRKSTAHDPSVADGSQLSEKDRMLKEKEAELRRMQEMLAQMQKEMAKQKAAGAE, encoded by the exons ATGAATGTCTCTAGCAGGACAATTAGACTGAAACCTGCCAGTGTTTCTGATAATGGAAAAG AATCTCCAAAACAAGAACCG GAACCTGGCTATGTTGGCTTTGCAAACTTACCTAATCAAGTACACAGAAAGTCTGTGAAGAGAGGTTTCGAGTTCACACTTATGGTTGTTG GGGAATCTGGATTGGGAAAGTCAACTCTTGTAGACAGCCTGTTTTTAACTGACCTTTACGACGAGACAGAAATTCCAAAAGCAGTTG ATCGCATTCATCAAACGGTAGAAATTGaaacaaacactgtagaaattgaagaaaaaggCATCAGACTCAGATTAACAGTTGTAGATACACCAGGTTTTGCTGACGCAGTGGACAATACTGACTG TTGGCAGGTCATAACTAACTATGTGGACGAGCAATATGAAGCGTATTTACAGGATGAGTCAGGCCTCAATCGCCGCCACATTGTTGACAACAGAGTCCATTGTTGTCTGTATTTTGTTTGCCCACATGGCCACGG GTTGAAGCCTATCGATATTGCTTTCATGAAAATTCTGCACACCAAAGTCAATATCGTCCCGGTTATTGCTAAGGCAGACTGCTTAACGAAATTTGAAATGCAGAGGCTCAAGAGGAAG GTCTTGGATGAAATTCAGGATAATGGCATCAAGATCTACACTTTTCCAGATTGTGACAGCGAGGATGACGAGGAATTTGTACAAATAAACCAGGAACTGAAG GCAAGCATTCCTTTTGCTGTAATTGGCAGCAACAGTGTTGCAGACATCAGAGGAAAACAAGTGCGAGTAAGGCAGTACCCTTGGGGAGTGGCAGAAG TGGAGAATCCTGATCACTGCGACTTCATCAAGCTTAGAAACATGTTGATAAG AACGCACATGCAGGATTTGAAAGATGTCACCCAAGAAGTTCATTATGAAAATTACAGAGCAGAGCGCTTATCTCGAACGGAACAAGGAGCGCCTTCACCTAGGAGATCCATAGAAAACAT gaaaagaaaaagcactGCTCACGATCCGAGTGTAGCGGACGGAAGCCAACTTTCAGAGAAAGACAGGATGCTCAAGGAGAAGGAAGCTGAG ttacGGCGAATGCAAGAAATGCTTGCTCAAATGCAGAAAGAAATGGCGAAGCAAAAAGCAGCTGGAGCGGAATAA
- the LOC136910513 gene encoding polymerase delta-interacting protein 2-like, which translates to MAKLRNVIGAFLQIKRRYARLAEIGRFQEPITSGKYEPGQLFLHRIFGYRGVILFTWTARLYDRDKETRENEKSLEENGSFNPGKEMKAETQTYYQALIDNRDSPFIRAQPEIVTFLGYESENALYSIPGLDYISQEDVLPYMISDISSHPIHHELFDKFLYPEAKRVPPFAPRDALHSWQEKNRRWLELTDVHRETTSNIRITVMPFYMGTKNTLPSQDYWWRYCIRIENLGQETVQLRERHWRIFSLSGTLETVRGRGVVGQEPVLTPQEPAFQYTSHVSLQAPSGNMWGKFRFERSDGSTFETPIPPFALESREEENPDASGTT; encoded by the exons ATGGCGAAGCTGCGAAATGTGATAGGCGCTTTTCTCCAAATCAAGCGGCGTTATGCACG ATTGGCGGAGATCGGACGTTTTCAAGAGCCCATAACCAGCGGGAAATATGAACCCGGACAG CTCTTCCTGCACAGGATATTTGGCTACAGAGGGGTAATACTCTTCACTTGGACAGCAAGACTGTATGATCGAGATAAAGAAACACGAGAAAATGAAAA GTCCCTTGAAGAGAATGGATCTTTTAATCCTGGAAAGGAGATGAAAGCTGAAACACAGACTTATTATCAGGCACTGATTGATAACAGAGATTCACCATTTATT aggGCTCAACCGGAGATTGTCACATTTCTGGGATATGAAAGCGAGAATGCTCTTTACTCAATACCTG GTCTGGATTACATTTCTCAGGAAGACGTTCTTCCCTACATGATTTCAGATATTTCTTCTCATCCAATCCATCATGAACTTTTTGACAAGTTCTTGTATCCTGAAGCTAAAAGAG TACCACCCTTTGCCCCGCGGGATGCCCTTCATTCTTGGCAAGAGAAAAACCGCAGGTGGCTTGAATTAACAGATGTGCACAGAGAAACAACTTCCAATATAAGGATCACTGTCATGCCATTTTACATGGGCACAAAG aatacTCTGCCATCACAAGACTATTGG TGGCGCTACTGCATCAGAATCGAAAATCTTGGTCAAGAGACTGTGCAACTACGAGAACGACATTGGAGGATATTCAGTCTGTCTGGCACACTTGAGACTGTCCGGGGGAGGGGTGTGGTTGGACAG GAGCCAGTTCTAACACCTCAAGAGCCTGCTTTTCAGTACACGAGTCATGTTTCACTACAAGCGCCGAGTGGAAATATGTG gGGCAAATTTCGATTCGAACGCTCCGATGGTAGCACATTTGAAACACCAATTCCACCGTTTGCTTTGGAAAGCAGAGAAGAAGAAAACCCAGATGCCTCAGGAACAACGTGA